A window of the Brassica napus cultivar Da-Ae chromosome A2, Da-Ae, whole genome shotgun sequence genome harbors these coding sequences:
- the LOC106431437 gene encoding NAC domain-containing protein 87: MAVVVEEGVVLNHGGEELVDLPPGFRFHPTDEEIITFYLKEKVLDSRFTAVAMGEADLNKCEPWDLPKRAKMGEKEFYFFCQRDRKYPTGMRTNRATESGYWKATGKDKEIFKGKGCLVGMKKTLVFYRGRAPRGEKTNWVMHEYRLDGKYSHHNLPKSARDEWVVCRVFHKNNPSTTTPQMTRMPIENLTRMDSLENIDHLLDFSSLPSLMDPSFMGQHDQHNFKPINPPTYNISSPIQPHHFNSNYQSIFNHQGYGSASGSGSTYNNNKEMIKMEPSLVSVSQETCLSSDVNATTTIEVSSGPVMKQEMSMTGMVNGSKSYEDLCDLRGVLWDY; this comes from the exons ATGGCGGTTGTTGTTGAAGAAGGCGTGGTGTTGAATCATGGAGGTGAAGAGCTTGTGGATTTACCACCTGGATTCAGGTTTCATCCAACAGACGAGGAGATCATAACATTCTACCTCAAAGAAAAGGTTTTAGACAGCCGATTCACGGCTGTGGCCATGGGTGAAGCAGATCTCAACAAGTGTGAGCCCTGGGATTTGCCGA AGAGAGCAAAGATGGGGGAGAAAGAGTTTTACTTCTTCTGTCAAAGGGACAGGAAATACCCGACCGGGATGAGGACGAACCGTGCGACCGAGTCCGGGTATTGGAAAGCGACCGGGAAGGATAAGGAGATCTTCAAAGGCAAAGGTTGTCTCGTTGGGATGAAGAAAACACTTGTGTTTTATAGAGGAAGAGCTCCACGAGGTGAAAAGACTAATTGGGTCATGCATGAATATCGTCTTGATGGCAAATATTCTCATCACAATCTCCCCAAATCCGCAAGG GACGAGTGGGTCGTGTGTAGGGTTTTTCACAAGAACAATCCTTCCACTACAACCCCACAAATGACAAGAATGCCCATTGAAAATCTCACAAGAATGGATTCTCTAGAGAACATTGATCATCTCCTAGACTTCTCATCTCTTCCTTCTCTCATGGATCCGAGTTTCATGGGTCAACACGACCAACACAACTTCAAACCTATCAACCCTCCAACCTATAACATCTCGTCACCAATCCAACCCCATCACTTCAACTCTAATTACCAATCAATATTTAACCACCAGGGTTATGGTTCTGCTTCTGGTTCCGGTTCTACATACAACAACAATAAGGAGATGATAAAGATGGAGCCGTCGCTTGTTAGTGTATCTCAAGAAACCTGTCTGAGCTCAGATGTGAACGCTACCACGACCATTGAGGTATCTTCGGGTCCGGTAATGAAGCAAGAGATGAGTATGACGGGAATGGTGAATGGTAGCAAGTCATATGAAGATTTATGTGACCTGAGGGGGGTCTTATGGGACTACTGA